The Xanthocytophaga agilis DNA window CAACCACCTAAATATCAGGATGTATTTGGTAATACTATACTTGAACTGGCAGAGCAGAATGATAAGATCTATGGTATTACACCTGCCATGCCTTCTGGTTCATCTCTGAATATTATGATGAAGGCAATGCCTCATCGTGCTATTGATGTTGGTATTGCAGAACAGCATGCAGTAACTTTTTCTGCTGGTTTAGCCACTCAGGGTCTGATACCTTTCTGCAACATTTATTCTTCCTTTATGCAGAGAGCATACGATCAGGTAATCCATGATGCAGCTATTCAGGAGCTTCCTGTTATTTTCTGTCTTGATCGTGCCGGATTTGCAGGTGCTGATGGACCTACCCATCATGGAGCATACGATATTGCTTACATGCGTTGTATTCCGAACATGATTGTATTCTCTCCTATGAATGAACAGGAGTTGCGTAATATCATGTATACAGTACAACTTCCTGACTTCAAAAATCATAAGTCTTCTATAACGATCCGTTATCCAAGAGGTGAAGGTGTTATGGCTGATTGGAAAACTCCTTTCGAGAAAATGGAAATTGGGAAGGGCCGTAAAATACAGGATGGAGAAGAAGTTGCTATAGTAACTATTGGACACATCGGAAATTATGTAACCAAAGCAACTGAGTTATTGGTAGAGGAAGGAATTAAACCTGCTCATTATGACATGCGTTTTGCCAAGCCACTGGATAAGGTTATGTTACATGAGATTTTCTCAAACTATAGCAAGGTAATTACAGTAGAAGATGGTTGCCTGATGGGCGGATTTGGCAGTGCAGTACTGGAGTTTATGGCAGACCATGATTACCATGCCCAATTGAAACGTCTGGGTATACCAGACAGAGTAGTAGAACATGGAGAACAGATAGAACTCCATCGGGAATGTGGCTTTGATCCGGAAGGCATAGCCAAAGCTGTAAAAGCCATGATTGCGCTGGAGCTAAAAATCTGATAATCTACTTTGCTGGAATACTATTTTTATATAATATACTCCCACAGATTCACTGTGAGAGTTTTTGTTTATATATCATTTTTCTATCTCTATGGCAAGCCTCAGTTATTCTATTTACGGTCAGGGAACACCTGTAGTATTTCTGCATGGATTCTGCGAAAGCAAGGAAATCTGGCAGGAATTTCTAGCTCCACTTGGAAACAATTTCCAGAGCATTGTAGTTGACCTGCCCGGTTTTGGAAAAAGTACCTCTAATACAAACTATCAGAGCGTTGATGTTATGGCAGAGGAAGTGCATCTGCTATTACAGGAATTATCTGTACCTAAAAGTATTATCATTGCTCATTCACTGGGAGGATATGTTGCCCTTGCATTGGCAGAAAAGTATCCGGAATCTATAACTGGTCTGGGTTTGTTTCATTCAACTGCCTATTCGGATACAGAAGAAAGGAAACAGGGACGTAATAAAACAGCCGAAGCAATCAAACAGAATGGGATGCCGGAATTTCTTGAAAACTTTATTCCCGGATTATTTTATAAGGAAAGACAGACAGAATTACAGGAAACTATTACGGCTGTCTACAAACTAACCAGCCATACACCTGCTCCGAC harbors:
- a CDS encoding alpha/beta hydrolase, with translation MASLSYSIYGQGTPVVFLHGFCESKEIWQEFLAPLGNNFQSIVVDLPGFGKSTSNTNYQSVDVMAEEVHLLLQELSVPKSIIIAHSLGGYVALALAEKYPESITGLGLFHSTAYSDTEERKQGRNKTAEAIKQNGMPEFLENFIPGLFYKERQTELQETITAVYKLTSHTPAPTAIAATLAMRDRPDRTHVLRNSNYPVLFIAGKNDNAIVFESAREQFYLPNHSIVQALSDTAHMGMFEKPAETRAMIKSFVEICQDL